Below is a genomic region from Elusimicrobiota bacterium.
TCGGCGTTTTGATCTCGTGCACAAAGCTGGAAGCCATCTTCTGCAGCGTTTGAGGGGCTTCCTGCAACCCCTTGTTCAACAGATATCGCTCATACGCCACGGTCGTCTGGTTGACCGCGTTCTGCAGAAGCAACAAATCCTCATTCGAGTAAACGTCGTCCGATCGCTTTTCGCCCAGAAGCAGAAACCCGAGTAATTCCCCACTGCTGATGAGCGGAAAAACACCGGCTAGATGCCGCCGGGACATTTCCTCCAGAAGCGACACCGGGACCTCCGGGAAAACCTCCTGCGGGAGATGGGATGGAAGGACCGGCTGGCCATAGGCACCTAAAGCGGCCACCCAGGGAAGGCTTTCCGAGATGTCCTGATCCAGCTCCTCAGACGGGGGTGTCACCCGTTCATAGTCCTTGCCCCCAGCCTTTCGAAAGTAGAGGGCCGCCACGGTGGGATGAACCGCCTCTTCAATCAGGCGCATCAGCAGGTCCGTTAAGGCCTCGGGGCTCTTTTGTCGAAGGATTTCGTTTGAGAGTTCCAGAAGCTTTCGTTCCCGGTTCACGGTTTCCTGCAGGAAAAACCGGTCCACGAAACGCTGGATCCGAACACGCAGCGGATGAAACAAGAAAGCAATGACAGCGGCCGCAATGCCCGATGACAGGAACGAAGGAGACGCGGATCTTCCTGCAATCAACCGCGCGCTGGTGAACGCCATCGCGAAATAGAGGCCGGCCAGGAGCCCGGTGACCAGCGAATAAATGGCGGTCTTGCGGATAATGACGTTGATATCCATCAGCTGATGCCGGACAATCGCGTAGCTGACACTCAGGACATATACGGGAATCACAAAGATCCCGAAAGGAAAAACGTTCCACCCGAATATCAGAGGGAATGTCGTCGCTCCGCCAGAGAAGGAGATGAGCATCCCGACCAGGACATAGAGAATCTGATTGCGACGCTTTCCTGAAGCAGCACGGCAACTCAGGAACAGCTGCCACTGGCTGTAACAAATGACCACGAAGAAGAACACCGTGTAAACATAAAACGGGGGCAACGGAACGGTGTAGAAATTGAAGGGGCCCGCAGGTGCCACCAGAGCCAGACGGCCCATCCAGTTCAGCATCATCAACGGCACAGCCACTGCCAAAGCACTCCAGATGGCCTTATGGAATGACCGATTGAGAAAGATCCCGACAAAATGGAGGAACGCGACGGCTAAAACAATCACGCCGCTGTAGAAAATCTTCTGCCAGAGGATCGCATGAGCCACGTCCGTTGAACGAACGCACATCCCCAGCCCAAAACACCACACGGATCCCCCCAAGCAGGCCAGAAACCAGCTGCGGTTCAACCGTTTTTGAACCCCTTGCGCCAGCACAAAAAAGGCCAGCGACAGGCTCAAGAAGGCGCTGACGATAAGGGAATCGGAAAACACATTCATACGCTGGTCCCGCCCCCGGAAGGTAGCGTGTGGACGGGTAAACGGACCACAAAAACCGTTCCCTGGCCGACTTCGCTCTCGACGTGGATGGTCCCCCCATGCGCTTTAATCACTTCCTGCGCCAGAAATAACCCCATCCCAGTCCCGGTTGTTCCTTTGGTGCTGAAATACGCGTTAAACAACCGGTTCATGTCCTCCGGCTCAATCCCGGGGCCGCTGTCACTCACCGTAACGATGACCCACTCGCCGTCCTGCCGACCGGCTATCTTCAAGCACCGGGAAGAACATCCCCCGCGCTGCGTCATCGCCTCAATCCCGTTCTTCGCCAGATTCATGAACACGATCCCCAACTGCCGCGCATCCCCCAGAACCGCAGGCAGGTCTTCCGGCACATCCATCTCCAGCGTGACCTGGCTCTGCCGGACGATCTGATCCAGCGTGGCTAAACTTGTTCGGATCACCTCTCCGGGCATCAGCGGCACGAAATGCTCCTTTTGCTGCTTCGACATCTGCCGGATCGCGTCCACCTTGTCCGAGGCGGCCATGGTTTGTTCCCGAATATAATCCACATAGTTGCGCAGTTTCGGAAGCACGTCATCCAAAGACCGTTTCCCGCTCGCCAGATCAGCTAAAAGTAACTTTAAAACATCCGCCGGCATTTTGATGTTGGCCATCGGCGTTTTGATCTCGTGCACAAAGCTGGAAGCCATCTTCTGCAGCGTTTGAGGGGCTTCCTGCAACCCCTTGTTCAACAGATATCGCTCATACGCCATGGCCATCTGATTCACCGCGTTGCGCAGGAGGAGCAAATCTTCTTCGTTATAAGGCTCTTCTGACTTTTTTTCACCGATCAGCAGATAGCCCAACAAATCCCGCGGACTCAACAGCGGGAATGCGGCCGCTATTTGTAAACGGCGCATCGCATGAGCCACCGTCTCCATCACCTCTGCCCGGGAGGTGCCGGAGTGCATACTCAAAAGGTTTTGAAGGAGCGGCTGAGGGTAATAACTAAAATAGCTCGTCCAAGGATTTTCCACCGGCATTTCGTCGTCGAAACCGGGAGAAATTGAGGAAACCCGATGAAAGGTCCCTTTCTCGGGCGAGCGCAGATAAAGAACCATTCGTTTGGGATGAAAGGCGTCCGTGAAAACCTGCGCCAGGGGTTGGCTCATTTCTTCCGGTGTTTTTTGCCGCGTGATTTCATCCGATAACTCCAGAAGCATCTTTTCCCGATCAATGGCATCTCGAAAAAATCGTTTATCGATAAATCTCTGGACTCGGCTGCGTACCGGATAGAACAAGAACGCGATAACACAAGCCGCAAAATAAGACAACACCGTGGTCGACCTCATCCACCCCTTAAGCACATGGCTTAAAAGAATGACTATCGAAAAGTAGACCAGGGTCAAGGTCCCGGTTACCACCGAATAGATCAGCGTCCGCCGGATGACGATCGAGATATCCATCAGCCGGTGTTTGAGAACAGCGTACGCGAATATCGTGGCGAAAATAACCAGAAAAACATCATGCGGAACCGGCTCCCAGTGGGCATAAACGGACACGAAGTGGAGGCCCCCGGAGACGTAAGCGACGAGAAATGAGAGGAAAATATACTTCAACTTATTTTTTTGGGCGGGCGGCGCGAAACGGGCGCCTTGAAACAAAAGCCAAATCGGATACCCGCACACCACGGAAAAAAAGACAACAAAAAAGGCGTACAGGAGTCCCACGTCCAGGGAACTGGCGCCGTTGATAATGTGAACCGCCTTGATCAAACGGTTGCTCAATAATGAAAGGATGAAAAAAACGGAAGCCGCCAGAGAGCCCTGGATTGAACGGCACCAAAGTGGACGTTCCAGAACCGATAGAACAAACGCCAGAAATAACGTGGGCACAATGCAGGCAACAGCATACACGGATTGAACGATGGGCAACTGCAAGTCTACCGGACACATTTGACTGAGGAAGGAATAAGAAGACCATACGGCAATCCCGCAGGCCACTAAACTAAAAAGTACAACCTGTGTGTTGTGCTTTTTAAACAGGGCGATGAACCCGATCAAGAAGCAGTAAACACTGGCGATAAGCGACGAGAGAGCGTAAATGGACATGCCTGTATGCTATTTATACTCCATTGGCAAAACCTTCAAGGGGATATTCGTATCAGAGGTGACCGTCACAGGGAAGAAATCTGTTTGGGTTTTTGGGACGGTGCAAGGCTAGAAACTCTGGCTCCGTTCAAAAAGACGTCGTAATTTGCTCCGTTGTGACACTCACCGAAGGAGATCACGGAGGAGCTTCATATCGGTCCAGACGTCTTTTTTCAGGTCGGGATTGCGCAGCAGGGCGGCCGGGTGATAGGTGGGCAACACCTGCGTCCGCTGGAGCGCTTCCGGCAGCGGTGGAGCGCCGAGTTCCGTCGGATAGAACCGGTCAACCGGAAAGGGGAAGAGACGGCCGCGCAGTTTCGTGATCCCCTCGCTCGTCTGCAGGAGAGTCCGGGTGGACGGCGATCCGAGCGTCACTATAAACAGGGGCTGAATAATGACGATCTGCTGGCGCAGGATCGAAAGACAGGCCTCCACCTCGACAGCATTCGGAGCGCGATCGTTGCCGCGCGCCTCGGGCGCCTGCGGGTTCTGCATGGGATGGCATTTGACGATATTGGCGATATAGGCGTTCTGGCGGTTCAAGCCGATGGACGCCATGATCTTGTCGAGCAGCTGGCCCGCTTTCCCGACGAAGGGTTCGCCCCGGCGGTCTTCTTCGTAACCGGGCCCCTCTCCGATAAATAACACCTTGGTTTCAGGGTTTCCCACGCCAAAAACGAACTTGATGCGGGTCGCGCCCAGCGGGCAGAGCTGGCAGTTCTTGTACTGCTCGTAAAGCGCTTGAAGGACAGCTGCTTTATCCGGATGGGCAAGAGGAGCCTGGCGAGGAGCGGCTTCCGCAACGGCAACAGAAGGAGCAAAAATTAAATCATCCCAGACCCGCTCCTGTTCGACCCATTGCTTGGCGTCTTTCAGGAAGGCTTTGGGGTCCTGGCTCATATGGCGGGACGCAGCAAGAGGGCTTCCCAGATTTTGCGCGCCAGCTCGGTTTTGGACATGGTCCCCAGCGGAATGCGTTCCCCCCACCGGCTCAGAAGCGTGGCGGCTCCTCGTTTTTTGCCGATGCTCGTTTCCCGGTTGGCCACAATCCAATCCAAACCCTTATCCCGCAGCTTCTTCTGGGCGTTTTCAATCAAATCACGGGTTTCGAGCGCGAACCCGATGACCACATACGGTCGGTCTGGGGTACGCCGGGCCACTTTGGCGATGATATCCGGATTGGGAACGAACTGAATGGAGAGCGGATCCGACGCTTTCTTGATTTTCTGTTTATGGAAGCTGAGCGGCCGGTAATCCGACACAGCGGCGGCGCCGATAAAAATCTGGGTGTCCAAAAGATGCTTGTCGACAGCCGCTTCCATCTCCTGAGCGGTGATCACCGGCACAACCGTAATCCCCTTGTTGCCGTTTTCAGCCGCCAGACTTTCCTGGCGCCCGGAATCCACAGGCCCGAGAATCAGCGTGACCTCCGCCCCCAGCTCATGCGCGATCCGGGCCAGCGCGATCCCCATGGTCCCGCTGGACGCATTGGAAAGGAACCGGACCGGATCCAGGTACTCCCGCGTGGGCCCGGCGGTAATGAGAACTTTCTTACCTTTGATCGTGTTGAGACGTTTCTTATTTGGCAAGGACGTTTAATACCTTCGAGACAATCAGCTGAGGTTCTTCCAAGCGACCTGTGCCTTCGTCTGCCTGGCGTCCGAGAGGTCCTCTGACGGGACCGATGAACTGATAACCGTACCCTTTCAACGTTTTCACGTTGGCCTGGGTCGCAGGATGGCGCCACATCCCCGCATGCATGGCCGGCGCGATAAAGAACGGCACCTTGAGCTTCCCCTTTTCCGTGCGCGGGATCGCCAGCGCAGCAGCCGTGAGGATATTGTCCGCAAGCCCCATGGCCAGCTTCGCGAGGATATTCGCGCTCGCCGGCGCCACGAGCATCACGCTGGCGCTCTCCGGCAGATCCAGATGAGCCATCTGCCATCCTTTCGGATCAAGCGTATCCGTAAGCACGGGATGGCCGGAGATCGCTTGAAACGTCAGCGGCCCCACAAAACGCGTGGCCGCTTCCGTCATCAACACGTGCACCTCCTGCCCGGCTTTAGTCAGAAGCCTCAGGATTTCAACCGCCTTGTAAGCCGCGAGGCTCCCCGTAACCCCCAGAATAATCATCTATTCGTTTTCCTTCTTTTTTTTCTTCTTCGTTTTCTTTTTCTCGCCCTCTTCGGCGGCTGTCGCCGCCTTCATGGCAGAAGCGCCGTCATCGGCAACGGACACCACCGCCGGTACGTCTTCCTTCGGAGCGGGTTCCGCCGCTTTATTGGCCATGATCTCTTCAGGCGTCACGCGGCCTTCCACAATGTCCTTCAGCGCCTTCTCGATGAGAACAGGCAGGGGTTCCGGGGAACCTTTCGCTTTCATCGCGCGGGCCCATCGCATCGTGTAAACAATCAGCTGATAGCGATCTTTGGTGTAATTCAGTACTTTGGGATCCAGAAACAAGTCAGTCATCGAACTCTCCTTTTAACTTTTTCTTCGTATTTTCACACCTCGTCATCCTCCGCGGCCTCTGGCGGAGGATCCATCATCGCCGTGAACGGCTTGTATAGATTCCCCTCCAACAACCGCGGGGAATGACGAGCTGGTCTATCGACGTATTCTTAGTGATTCCGCTTCCAAAATTGTTTCCAGGCGTTTCACCGCCTGAGGGATACGGTCATTCACCACTTCATAATCGTAGCGGTCCAGGAAGATCAACTCGCGCCGCGCGTCCGCCAGACGCCGTCGGATTTCCCCTGCGTTTTCGGAATGGC
It encodes:
- a CDS encoding ATP-binding protein, whose product is MSIYALSSLIASVYCFLIGFIALFKKHNTQVVLFSLVACGIAVWSSYSFLSQMCPVDLQLPIVQSVYAVACIVPTLFLAFVLSVLERPLWCRSIQGSLAASVFFILSLLSNRLIKAVHIINGASSLDVGLLYAFFVVFFSVVCGYPIWLLFQGARFAPPAQKNKLKYIFLSFLVAYVSGGLHFVSVYAHWEPVPHDVFLVIFATIFAYAVLKHRLMDISIVIRRTLIYSVVTGTLTLVYFSIVILLSHVLKGWMRSTTVLSYFAACVIAFLFYPVRSRVQRFIDKRFFRDAIDREKMLLELSDEITRQKTPEEMSQPLAQVFTDAFHPKRMVLYLRSPEKGTFHRVSSISPGFDDEMPVENPWTSYFSYYPQPLLQNLLSMHSGTSRAEVMETVAHAMRRLQIAAAFPLLSPRDLLGYLLIGEKKSEEPYNEEDLLLLRNAVNQMAMAYERYLLNKGLQEAPQTLQKMASSFVHEIKTPMANIKMPADVLKLLLADLASGKRSLDDVLPKLRNYVDYIREQTMAASDKVDAIRQMSKQQKEHFVPLMPGEVIRTSLATLDQIVRQSQVTLEMDVPEDLPAVLGDARQLGIVFMNLAKNGIEAMTQRGGCSSRCLKIAGRQDGEWVIVTVSDSGPGIEPEDMNRLFNAYFSTKGTTGTGMGLFLAQEVIKAHGGTIHVESEVGQGTVFVVRLPVHTLPSGGGTSV
- a CDS encoding uracil-DNA glycosylase encodes the protein MSQDPKAFLKDAKQWVEQERVWDDLIFAPSVAVAEAAPRQAPLAHPDKAAVLQALYEQYKNCQLCPLGATRIKFVFGVGNPETKVLFIGEGPGYEEDRRGEPFVGKAGQLLDKIMASIGLNRQNAYIANIVKCHPMQNPQAPEARGNDRAPNAVEVEACLSILRQQIVIIQPLFIVTLGSPSTRTLLQTSEGITKLRGRLFPFPVDRFYPTELGAPPLPEALQRTQVLPTYHPAALLRNPDLKKDVWTDMKLLRDLLR
- a CDS encoding flavoprotein, translated to MIILGVTGSLAAYKAVEILRLLTKAGQEVHVLMTEAATRFVGPLTFQAISGHPVLTDTLDPKGWQMAHLDLPESASVMLVAPASANILAKLAMGLADNILTAAALAIPRTEKGKLKVPFFIAPAMHAGMWRHPATQANVKTLKGYGYQFIGPVRGPLGRQADEGTGRLEEPQLIVSKVLNVLAK
- a CDS encoding histidine kinase N-terminal 7TM domain-containing protein, which codes for MNVFSDSLIVSAFLSLSLAFFVLAQGVQKRLNRSWFLACLGGSVWCFGLGMCVRSTDVAHAILWQKIFYSGVIVLAVAFLHFVGIFLNRSFHKAIWSALAVAVPLMMLNWMGRLALVAPAGPFNFYTVPLPPFYVYTVFFFVVICYSQWQLFLSCRAASGKRRNQILYVLVGMLISFSGGATTFPLIFGWNVFPFGIFVIPVYVLSVSYAIVRHQLMDINVIIRKTAIYSLVTGLLAGLYFAMAFTSARLIAGRSASPSFLSSGIAAAVIAFLFHPLRVRIQRFVDRFFLQETVNRERKLLELSNEILRQKSPEALTDLLMRLIEEAVHPTVAALYFRKAGGKDYERVTPPSEELDQDISESLPWVAALGAYGQPVLPSHLPQEVFPEVPVSLLEEMSRRHLAGVFPLISSGELLGFLLLGEKRSDDVYSNEDLLLLQNAVNQTTVAYERYLLNKGLQEAPQTLQKMASSFVHEIKTP
- a CDS encoding phosphopantothenoylcysteine decarboxylase, with product MPNKKRLNTIKGKKVLITAGPTREYLDPVRFLSNASSGTMGIALARIAHELGAEVTLILGPVDSGRQESLAAENGNKGITVVPVITAQEMEAAVDKHLLDTQIFIGAAAVSDYRPLSFHKQKIKKASDPLSIQFVPNPDIIAKVARRTPDRPYVVIGFALETRDLIENAQKKLRDKGLDWIVANRETSIGKKRGAATLLSRWGERIPLGTMSKTELARKIWEALLLRPAI